The following proteins are encoded in a genomic region of Deltaproteobacteria bacterium:
- the ruvA gene encoding Holliday junction branch migration protein RuvA: MIAFLKGNLQEIDDEGIILDVSGVGYRVFLSKRALSVLPPLGNPIEIRIHTVVREDALNLFGFLSPDEETVFKKLLSVSGIGPKVGLGILSHLAAHEIAEAIYQENLIKLTSIPGIGKKTAERMIVELKDKMLAVAKLGSHESTRSSEQNAHWQEAISAFTNLGYSKTEAEKVLASIEGAKHLSLPKLVKEGLKRLSY, from the coding sequence ATGATCGCCTTCTTAAAAGGAAATTTACAAGAAATCGATGACGAAGGGATCATTCTAGATGTTAGTGGCGTTGGCTACCGAGTGTTTCTCTCCAAACGCGCCTTAAGCGTGCTGCCGCCGCTCGGCAACCCCATTGAAATTCGCATCCACACGGTGGTGCGTGAAGATGCCCTTAATTTATTTGGGTTCTTAAGCCCCGATGAAGAAACTGTTTTCAAAAAACTTTTATCGGTCTCAGGCATTGGCCCCAAAGTAGGTTTGGGCATTTTGTCTCATTTGGCGGCTCATGAAATCGCCGAGGCCATTTATCAAGAAAATTTAATTAAGTTAACGTCGATTCCAGGCATTGGTAAAAAAACGGCTGAGCGTATGATCGTTGAGTTAAAAGATAAAATGCTGGCGGTCGCAAAATTGGGTAGCCACGAATCAACTCGTAGCTCAGAACAAAACGCGCATTGGCAAGAGGCCATCAGCGCCTTTACCAATTTGGGTTATTCTAAAACTGAGGCCGAAAAGGTTTTAGCCAGTATCGAAGGGGCCAAACACTTATCCTTGCCAAAATTAGTTAAAGAAGGATTAAAGAGGTTATCTTACTAA